A genomic stretch from Sphaerodactylus townsendi isolate TG3544 linkage group LG15, MPM_Stown_v2.3, whole genome shotgun sequence includes:
- the LOC125444074 gene encoding olfactory receptor 14A16-like, whose translation MLLELSDIRDLQMLHFFVFFAVYLTAVTGNLLIILAVALDHHLHTPMYFFLMNLAILDLGSVSVMVPKAMVNSLMNSRSISYSGCVAQVFFFILFVGTDLAILTVMAHDRYVAICNPLQYETIMHKDACIQMAASAWIVGILNGMLHTGGTFAITFCSNMIDQLFCEIPQMLKLACSDMYLVEVGFVMFSCSLALGCFVFIIATYLQIFAAVLRIPSVQGQKKAISTCLPHLTVVSLLVCSGIFAYVRPRSYSSSVLNALFAIIYAVIPPLLNPFIYSMRNTEIKTALLKLSNCGHFPKIQKLG comes from the coding sequence ATGCTCTTGGAATTGTCTGACATCCGAGATCTACAGATGTTACACTTCTTTGTGTTCTTCGCAGTATACTTGACTGCAGTGACTGGCAATCTTCTCATCATCCTTGCTGTAGCCTTGGACCATCATCTGCACACCCCCATGTACTTCTTTCTCATGAATTTGGCCATTCTGGACCTTGGCTCAGTTTCTGTCATGGTGCCCAAAGCCATGGTCAACTCCCTCATGAACAGCAGGTCAATTTCTTATTCAGGATGTGTAGCTCAAGTTTTCTTCTTCATATTATTTGTAGGGACAGATTTAGCCATTCTAACAGTAATGGCGCATGATCGCTATGTGGCTATCTGCAATCCACTGCAATATGAAACCATTATGCACAAAGATGCCTGCATTCAGATGGCAGCCAGTGCATGGATTGTTGGTATACTCAATGGTATGTTACACACTGGAGGAACTTTTGCTATCACTTTTTGCTCCAACATGATTGATCAGCTCTTCTGTGAAATACCACAGATGTTAAAACTCGCCTGTTCAGATATGTATCTAGTGGAAGTTGGTTTTGTTATGTTTAGTTGTTCCCTTGCACTAGGATGTTTCGTCTTCATCATTGCCACCTACTTGCAGATTTTTGCAGCAGTGCTCAGAATCCCATCCGTGCAAGGTCAGAAAAAAGCCATCTCCACTTGCCTTCCTCACCTCACTGTGGTCTCTTTACTTGTATGCAGTGGAATCTTTGCCTATGTGAGACCTCGCAGTTACTCTTCATCTGTCCTGAATGCTCTTTTTGCAATAATTTATGCAGTAATCCCTCCTTTGCTCAACCCATTCATTTACAGCATGAGAAACACGGAAATAAAGACTGCTTTATTGAAACTGTCAAATTGTGGGCATTttcctaaaatacaaaaattggGTTGA